From the genome of Vulpes lagopus strain Blue_001 chromosome 2, ASM1834538v1, whole genome shotgun sequence, one region includes:
- the PANK1 gene encoding pantothenate kinase 1 isoform X2, whose amino-acid sequence MKLINGKKQTFPWFGMDIGGTLVKLVYFEPKDITAEEEQEEVENLKSIRKYLTSNTAYGKTGIRDVHLELKNLTMCGRKGNLHFIRFPSCAMHRFIQMGSEKNFSSLHTTLCATGGGAFKFEKDFRTIADLQLHKLDELDCLIQGLLYVDSVGFNGKPECYYFENPTNPELCQKKPYCLDNPYPMLLVNMGSGVSILAVYSKDNYKRVTGTSLGGGTFLGLCCLLTGCETFEEALEMAAKGDSTNVDKLVKDIYGGDYERFGLQGSAVASSFGNMMSKEKRDSISKEDLARATLVTITNNIGSIARMCALNENIDRVVFVGNFLRINMVSMKLLAYAMDFWSKGQLKALFLEHEGYFGAVGALLELFKMTDDQ is encoded by the exons CATTCCCATGGTTCGGCATGGATATCGGTGGAACGCTGGTTAAATTGGTCTACTTCGAACCGAAGGATATTACAGCTGAAGAGGAACAAGAGGAGGTGGAGAACCTGAAGAGCATCAGGAAGTATTTGACTTCTAATACAGCTTATGGGAAAACCGGGATCCGAGACGTTCACCTAGAACTGAAAAATTTGACCATGTGTGGGCGCAAAGGGAACCTGCACTTCATCCGCTTCCCCAGCTGTGCCATGCACAGGTTCATTCAGATGGGCAGCGAGAAGAACTTCTCCAGCCTTCACACCACCCTCTGCGCCACCGGAGGCGGGGCTTTCAAGTTTGAAAAGGACTTCAGAACG ATTGCTGACCTGCAGCTCCATAAACTGGATGAACTGGACTGTCTGATTCAGGGCCTGCTTTATGTTGACTCCGTCGGCTTCAACGGCAAGCCGGAATGTTACTATTTTGAAAATCCCACAAATCCTGAATTGTGTCAAAAAAAGCCTTACTGCCTTGATAACCCATACCCTATGTTGCTGGTGAACATGGGCTCAGGTGTCAGCATTCTAGCAGTATACTCCAAGGACAACTATAAAAGAGTTACAGGGACCAG TCTTGGAGGTGGAACATTCCTAGGCCTATGTTGCTTGCTGACTGGTTGTGAGACCTTTGAAGAAGCTCTGGAAATGGCAGCTAAAGGCGACAGCACCAATGTTGATAAGCTGGTGAAGGACATTTACGGAGGAGACTATGAACGATTTGGCCTTCAAGGATCCGCTGTAGCATCAAG CTTTGGCAACATGATGAGTAAGGAAAAGCGAGATTCCATCAGCAAGGAAGACCTCGCCCGAGCCACACTGGTCACCATCACCAACAACATTGGCTCCATTGCTCGGATGTGTGCGTTGAATGAG aatattgaCAGAGTtgtgtttgttgggaattttctCAGAATCAATATGGTCTCCATGAAGCTGCTAGCATATGCAATGGATTTTTGGTCCAAAGGACAGCTAAAAGCTCTGTTTTTGGAACATGAG GGTTATTTCGGAGCCGTTGGAGCACTGCTGGAGCTGTTCAAGATGACTGATGACCAGTAG
- the PANK1 gene encoding pantothenate kinase 1 isoform X3: protein MDIGGTLVKLVYFEPKDITAEEEQEEVENLKSIRKYLTSNTAYGKTGIRDVHLELKNLTMCGRKGNLHFIRFPSCAMHRFIQMGSEKNFSSLHTTLCATGGGAFKFEKDFRTIADLQLHKLDELDCLIQGLLYVDSVGFNGKPECYYFENPTNPELCQKKPYCLDNPYPMLLVNMGSGVSILAVYSKDNYKRVTGTSLGGGTFLGLCCLLTGCETFEEALEMAAKGDSTNVDKLVKDIYGGDYERFGLQGSAVASSFGNMMSKEKRDSISKEDLARATLVTITNNIGSIARMCALNENIDRVVFVGNFLRINMVSMKLLAYAMDFWSKGQLKALFLEHEGYFGAVGALLELFKMTDDQ from the exons ATGGATATCGGTGGAACGCTGGTTAAATTGGTCTACTTCGAACCGAAGGATATTACAGCTGAAGAGGAACAAGAGGAGGTGGAGAACCTGAAGAGCATCAGGAAGTATTTGACTTCTAATACAGCTTATGGGAAAACCGGGATCCGAGACGTTCACCTAGAACTGAAAAATTTGACCATGTGTGGGCGCAAAGGGAACCTGCACTTCATCCGCTTCCCCAGCTGTGCCATGCACAGGTTCATTCAGATGGGCAGCGAGAAGAACTTCTCCAGCCTTCACACCACCCTCTGCGCCACCGGAGGCGGGGCTTTCAAGTTTGAAAAGGACTTCAGAACG ATTGCTGACCTGCAGCTCCATAAACTGGATGAACTGGACTGTCTGATTCAGGGCCTGCTTTATGTTGACTCCGTCGGCTTCAACGGCAAGCCGGAATGTTACTATTTTGAAAATCCCACAAATCCTGAATTGTGTCAAAAAAAGCCTTACTGCCTTGATAACCCATACCCTATGTTGCTGGTGAACATGGGCTCAGGTGTCAGCATTCTAGCAGTATACTCCAAGGACAACTATAAAAGAGTTACAGGGACCAG TCTTGGAGGTGGAACATTCCTAGGCCTATGTTGCTTGCTGACTGGTTGTGAGACCTTTGAAGAAGCTCTGGAAATGGCAGCTAAAGGCGACAGCACCAATGTTGATAAGCTGGTGAAGGACATTTACGGAGGAGACTATGAACGATTTGGCCTTCAAGGATCCGCTGTAGCATCAAG CTTTGGCAACATGATGAGTAAGGAAAAGCGAGATTCCATCAGCAAGGAAGACCTCGCCCGAGCCACACTGGTCACCATCACCAACAACATTGGCTCCATTGCTCGGATGTGTGCGTTGAATGAG aatattgaCAGAGTtgtgtttgttgggaattttctCAGAATCAATATGGTCTCCATGAAGCTGCTAGCATATGCAATGGATTTTTGGTCCAAAGGACAGCTAAAAGCTCTGTTTTTGGAACATGAG GGTTATTTCGGAGCCGTTGGAGCACTGCTGGAGCTGTTCAAGATGACTGATGACCAGTAG